The genomic DNA AGGCGCAGCTCTTCCAGATTGGACAAGTTGCCCAGCTCGGACGGAATGGACCCGGTCAGTCCAACCCCCCACAGATACAGAAGCTGCAAGTTCGGCAGACTGCCCAATCCAGCGGGGACCGTCCCACCGAGGGTCAGCAGGTTGGACTCGGTAAACGGTTCGACCGTGGGGTAGAGCTGAACCGTCGAAACTCCGCTGTCTTGCGAGGCGAGAATCCCGTCCCAATGCTCCATGTCCAGGGTCTCCGACCAATTGAGTACACCATTGGGATCCAAAGAGTCCTTGAGGTCGATGAGCGTGCGGCAGTCGCGGATCAGCGCGGCGCTGGCCTGCGAGCCGCAGTGGCTGCTAGCGGCAGCTTGCGGCGCGACGCTCCACAGGGCGGCCAGCAATGCCAGCCCGGCAATGGCCGCCGGCATGAGAAGACGGCGTAACGACTGAGCGGCGCGCCCGGGATGGGGTGCGGCGCTCAGCATGGGGCCCTTTGAGCAGCTAGAGAGTTTCGAGAGGCAGGGGCGGGCGCCCCGAGATGGCCGCGGGCGCAGAACGGGACTCCCGTTGCCCACTCCGACAGGAAGTGCCTCCCTGGCTGCGCCTACCGGCCCATGTGCTTGAGTCCGCAGCCTCGGGAAGCCAGCCTATCCTGGGTGCATAAGTACCGTCAATTGATAGATGTGATACGACCGGCTGTATCCGACTAGTCTGAGTACGGTCGGAGTGGTCGAATTGGTATGACCGTCGCAGGTTGATTAGCACCGTCAGTGACAGACCTCAAGACCTTGACGCCTGTCACCTCGCGGACCTAGGGCGACACTCTGAGTCCGCCCGGCCTTGGCGCCGACCCCGTCGATTCGTGGCTGGGACCGCTCTAGAGGACGGTCTTGGGTCGCTCCTTGGTCGGATCGAGGAAGGGCACGCGCACGACCTCGGCGTCCACGAGACCATCCTTCGGGAGCCCCACCTTTGCCCGGGTGCCTCGCTTCCAGTGGGTGGGCGGCATGACCGCCAGCGCGATGTTGGCCCCGACGTTTGGCGACCAGAACGCGCTGGTGACGTAGCCCACGTCGCGTCCGGCGTCGGCGTCCTTGACCAGGTAGAAGTCCTCGTTGTACCAGGTGATCGGCTCGCCGCCGACCTTCAATCCGACCAGGCGCTGCGTCACGCCCTCCGCCTTGATCCTGGCCAGCGCGTCCTTGCCGATGAAATTGTCCTTGGTCAGGTCCACCTGCCATCCGAGCCGCACTTCGTAGGGGTTGTTTTCGATATCCAAGTCCTGGCCGTAAGACAGGATTCCAGCCTCCAAGCGCCGGATGTGGCTGGGGGCGATGACGCGCAGGTTGAACTCCTTGCCCTGTTCCAGGATGTACGGCCAGACGTCGTCGGCGTGGAGCATGGCGTCGTGCAGGTAGATCTCGAAGCCGATCTCGGCGGAGAAGCCGGTGCGTGAAATCGTGACCGCGTGGCCGTTCAGCGTCTCGTGCAGCAGGCCGTAGTACGGGATTTGCCGCACGTGCGGGCCGAACATCTTCTCCAACAGCGGCGCCGACTTGGGTCCCTGGATCTGCACCGGCGCAACGTCGATCTCATTGATCGCGACGTCGTAGCCGGCGTTGGCGTTGACGCCCTGCGCCCAGAGGAGGACGTCGGAGTCCGAAATGCTGAACCAGAACTCGTCGTCGGCGACTCGCAGCAGCACCGGGTCGTTGATGACGCCGCCGTGCTGGTTGCACAGAATCACGTAGCGCGCCTGCATCGGCGGCAGGAGGGCGTGAACGTCGCGCGTGATCAACAGGTTGACGAAGTCGGCGGCGTCCGGGCCCTTGACCTGGATCTGACGCTCGACGGCCACGTCCCACATGCTGACGTGCTGCGTCAGGTAGCGGTATTCCTCGAGGAGCCCGCCGTCCTCGGGTCTGACGTACGCGCGCGGGTGGTAGAGGTGGTTGTAGGTGGTGTAAGCCCAGCATCCGGCGGCCTTCGATAGGTGCCACCACGGAGATTTCCTGATCCGGGTGGAAATGAGGATTCGGGCATCGCTGTTCCCGCTCTGCCGCAGGTTGATCGGCACCCGACGCCGCTTGAGTCCGTCGATCACCAGCGATTGCGTCACTTCGGGACCTCCAGTCTCCGCCGGACATTGCACCGATTCTGGACTCCGCCAACCGCCAGGGTGCCAGTGTGGCTCACGCCCTCACCCTGCTGCCGTCCGGATCGTAGAGCGGATCGTTCGCCACGGTCGCGGGCAGCCGCTCGCCAAAGTAGAGGATGTCCACCCTCGTTCCCGCCACGGCATGGGTGATGGGGAGATAGCCATACGCGATGCCGCGGCCGATGGAGTTACCGTAGTTCGCGCTGGTCACGTAGCCCAGCACGCAATCGCCGTCCATGAGGGGCTCCTTGCCCATGGCCACGCGGTTGGGGTCGTCTAGCGTGACGCAGCACAGGCAGCGGGTGATGCCCTGCGCGCGTCGATCGCTGAGCGCCTGCTTGCCGATGAACTCGCCCTTCCGCATTCGCACCGCGAATCCCAGGCCCGCCTCGTATGGGGTGTACTCCGTATGGATGTCGCTGCCCCACAGCCGATAGCCCTTCTCCAGCCGCAGCGAGTCGAAGGCGCCGCCGCCCGCCGCGATCAGGCCGAACGGCCGGCCCGCGTCCCAGAGCGCGTCCCACAGCCGCAACCCATGCTCGACAGGCGCGTAGATCTCCCACCCAAGTTCTCCCACGTATGAGATGCGCAGCGCCAGCGACGAAACTCCGCCCACGGTGATTGGCTTCGCGGTCATGTAGGGAAACCCGGCGTCGCTGGCGTCGTCCTCGCAAACGCGTTGGAGCACGTCTCGGGCTCTCGGCCCCCACAGACCCACGCAGCAGCGCTCCGAGGAGACATCTGCCACGCGCACCGAGCCGCCCTCCGGCAGATGCGACCGGATCCAGTCCAGGTCATGCGGTCCCGTGGCGCCAGAGGTGACGACCAGGAAGCGCTCCGGGCCGAGCCGCGTGACCGTGAGGTCGCACTTGATGCCGCCACTCGGCGTGAGCATGGGCGTGTAGGTGATCGACCCAACCGGCTTGTCCATCTGGTTGGACGCGAGGCGCTGCAGGGCCCCGAGCGCCCCCGGGCCGGTCAGCTCGAACTTTGCGAACGGGCTGAGGTCGAATAGGGCCGCGCGCTCACGGGTGGCCGCATGCTCGGCCGCCGCGGTGGGCGACCATTCACGCGCCGCCCAGCCGGTGCGCGATGCGCCGGCGACGTCAACTGAGTCGAGCAGGTCCCGGTTGGCGTCGTACCACTGCGGGCGCTCCCAACCGGCGCTCTCGAAGAACACGGCGCCCAGCTCCCGTTGCCGCGCAACGAAGGGCGTCAAGCGGATGTTGCGGGGGCTCTCCATCTGCTGGCGCGGGTGAATGATGTCGTAGACCTCGCGGTACTGCTGCGCGGCGCGCTGCCGCACATAGGGGCGGCTCACCGCATGGGGATGGAAACGCCGGATGTCGCACTCCCGCAGGTCGATGGTCGGCTCGCCGTTCACTATCCACTCGGCCACCGCCTTGCCCACGCCTCCGGCATGGGTGATCCACACGGCCTGCGCCGACCAGAAGCCGGGCACCTGGGGCGATTCGCCGAGCACGGGAAAGCCGTCGGTGGTGAACGAGAACATGCCGTTGAGCTCCCGCGTCAAGCCCGCGCCTTCCAGGCTGGGAATCACCTCGCCCGCCGCCGCCAGCCCGAGCTCGAAGTGCTCGGGCGCGAACGGCATTTCGGCCGGCGGGATGGGGCCGTGCCCGTGTTCGCGGATGTCCTCCGCTTCGACCAGCAGCGGATCGTGGAGGTATGAGCCGATGCCCATGGCCGCCCTTTCTTGCCGGAAGTACAGGGCTTTGTCCTGGTGGCGCACGATCGGCAGCGAAATCTCCTCAGTGCTGCCGGCCAACTCCGGCAGCGGAGTCGAAACCGCATAGAGGTGCTGCATGGGCGAGAGCGGAATCGGCACGCCGGCCAGTCCGCCGAGCCGCGGCGCCCAGATGCCGACGGCGGAGACCACGAGGTCCGTCTCGATGTCGCCCCGGCTGGTATGCACCCCGGCAATGCGGCCGTTGGCTATCTTGAATCCGGTCACCTTGACGTTGCCGAAGAACACCGCTCCGTTTCGCTCCGCCTCGCGCGCCATCGCCTCGGCCGGCCGGGTCGCCCGCGTCTGGATGTCCGACGGGACGTACATGGCCCCCAGCACGCGCTCCGAAAGGAGCGGGAAGAGTCTGCGCGCCTCGGCGGCGCTGAGCAGGTGGGCCTCCACGTCCCAGCTCAGGCCATATCCAACCTTTCGTTTCAGGTCGGCGAGTCGCTCGGGCGTCCAGGCCACCTCCAGGCTTCCCACGGTCTTCGCGCAGGGAATGCCGTCGAGCTCCATGCGCGTCCACAGATCGACGGTGTGTTGCGCGAAGCTGGTCATGGTCTTGGAGGCGTTGATCTGAAAGACCAGCCCCGGCGCGTGGGAGGTGGAGCCGCCGGTCTCGAATAGCGGGCCCTGGTCCACGACCGCGATGTCCCGCCAGCCAAGCTGCGTGAGGTGATAGGCCACGCTGCAGCCGGCGATACCGGCGCCAACGATGACCGCTCGGGCGTGTCTCGGCAGCGAGGCGTCAGGCATGTCCGTCTACAGAATCAGGCGCCGGTTGCGCAGACGTTCCCTATGAAAAGTCTGAACGGTCCCGCGCGATGGGGCGCCCGCCGCCATCCGCGAAGGGATGGCCGACCAACCCCACCCGGAACACCAGCCGTTGACCCCCATCCCAACCTTCCCCCTTCCAGGGGTAAGGGGATCATTCAGACCCTCCCTAATATTCATACCGCGCGGCAAGCTCGGGCTGATGCTCCGTGAGCCACGCCCGCAGGGGAACGGTCTCGTCGGTGACCTCCATGCGGCCGGCGCCACTGTCGATTATGTCAAGCAGTTGTCGTCGGATCGGGTCTGTCGTGTCACGCGCTGCGTGCCCTTGCGGCAGCACGTTGTCCGAGTGCAACCAGCGGTAGGCAAAGGCGAAGAACAAGACCTTGCGCGTTAGCTTCGAGTAGTTCGGGCTCCCGCTATGCCACACGCGCGCATCGAAGATCAATGCGTCACCGGCACGCAGGAGAACCGGCTCCGACCCTGGAACGAGACCGCCGGCTCCGGGCTGGACGCCGACGCTTCGGCGCCGGTGACTCCCCGGCACCACCCAGAAGTTGCCCATGTCCGGCTTGGTGACATCGGTGAGGAAGTAGCCGACTTTCAACGACAGCCGCGCCGGCACCTCGATCTCGGGCATGTCGAGGGTCCTGCGACCGTTGTCTTGGTGCCAGCCCCCCGGTCCTCGCGGTCCATCGCGCGGCTCCGGCGGCGTGAGCATGAGATGGGTGTTGAGCAGGAAGATGTTCCAGCCCAAGATTCCCCACACTTTCGGGAAGGTCGTCGGGTGGTCGATGAGGTCCACGAACGCCGGATCAAGCCCCACCGCGTTCAGGTGCTGCACCCGGTTGGTGACGCCGGCATAGGTCGCTGGGGCGACGAGCCGACCGTCTCGATGGAGACGGTCGATCACTTCGACGAGTTGGGCGGTGTGATCCCGCGTGAGCGCGCCCTCGACGCGCAGAAATCCGTCGCGTTCGAAGGCGTCGTGCTCCGCCGCGGTCAGCGCGTGTCTCAGGCAGTCGGCGTCCACGGTCGGGCCTCCTGGCAACGCGCCGGTCGCGCGAAGCTAGCACAGGGATCGGGCGCCGCTAGGCCGAGTCCCCCCGCGCCCGTTCCCACTCCTCGCGCAGGACGCCGTAGTAGACAAAGTCCACGTGTCCGTCTCGCGCCTTGTGACGGCCCCGCAGCAATCCCTCGCGCGTCATGCCCAGCTTCTCCATGACGCGCCACGATTGCCGGTTCCTCACATCCGACTCCGCGAAGACCTTGTGCAGGGCATATCGCTCGAAGCCCCAGTCGATGAGGGCCCGCCCGGCCTCCGGCACGATTCCGCGGCCCCACATGTGACGTGCCAGCGCGTAGCCGAGCTCGGCCGTATCGTGTCGCACGTTGATATGCAGCCCGATGCTGCCGACAACGCGCCGCTCCCAGACGATCGCGAACATTGCCTCGTTCGCCCAATCATCAAGAATCCGCCGCGCGATGTATTCCTCGGCATCGTCACGCGTGTAGGGCTGGGGCAGGTCGAGGAAGCGCGCAAGCTCGGGATCCGACGCGTAGGCCAGCACGTCGTCGACGTCACCGACTTCGAACGGCCGCAGAAGCAGTCTCTCGGTGGTCAACTCGACGCGGTCGTTTGGGTCGCGGCTCATTGGTGTATTGCCGGCGCTCTGCTCAACGGACTACCGATGGGCCGTACTATCAAGGCGTTCATCATCCCGCACGCATTGCGAGTCTGACGATAGCGCGCGTCAACGAGTACATCCGCTACGAGCCGAACGATCCGTGTCCCCCGCTCCTCGCGACGAGCGTCGCCCTTCAGGGGGTCGTGCTCACCCTCGCAAACACGGTGCTGTTTGTGACCATCACCGCCCGGGCCGCCGGCCAGGGCGACGCCTACCTGTCCTGGGCCGTGTTTGCCGCGCTGATCATCGCCGGAGCGACGACCGCTCTGCAGGCGGCTCGGGTCGGGCGGCTCGGAGCGGGGCACGTGTTGATGAGTGGCGCCGGACCCCACTTCGTCGCCCTGGCGATCCTGGTCCTGGCGCTGCCGGACGCCGGACTCCCGACGCTCGCCAGCCTCATTGTGGTCGCGTCGCTGGTGCAGTTCGCGCTGGCGGCCTGGCTCCCGCTGCTGCGGCGCATCATCACGCCAGTCGTCGCGGGCACGGCGCTCATGCTGATCGCCGTCATGGTTATGTCAATCGCGATTGGGAGGATCGGCGAGCCGATCGAAGGCGTGCCGCCGTCCGCGGGTCCCGCCGTGGCCGTCGTGACCTTGGCGGTGGCCGTGATGCTGGCCATGCGAGCCGCTGGAGTCTGGCGCCTGTGGGCCCCGCTCATCGGCATTGTCTCGGGTTGCGCGGTCGCCGTCCCGTTCGGCCTCTACGACCCACAGCCGGTCCTCGACGCGCCCTGGTTCGACCTGCCGGATATTGCCGCCTGGCTGGGCCTGGACCTGACACCGGGCGTGGAGTTCTGGACGTTCCTGCCGGCGTTTCTGATCGTGAGTCTGGTATCCGCCGTCAAGGCCAGCGGCGACGGCGTGGTCATTCAGCAGGTATCGCGGCGCGAGCCTCCCGCCACCGACTTTCGCCTGGTCCAAGGCGTGCTCAACACCAACGGGCTCGGCGCGTTGCTGTCGGGACTTGCCGGCACGCTGCCCACGATCATCTATTCGCCGTCCACCGTCTCGCTCATCACGTTCACCGGGGTCGCGGCGCGCCGCGTCGGGTTTGCCATGGGAGGCGTCCTCGCCGCGTTGGCGTTCTTGCCCAAGGTGGCAGCCGTGCTGCTCACCATTCCCAGCCCCGTCATGGGGGCCTTCCTGCTGATGATCATGGGGCTGCTTTTTGTGGAAGGCATGCGGACGGTCGTGCAGGACGGACTCGATCACCGAAAGGCCCTGGTGGTCGGCATTTCCCTCGCCCTCGGCGTCGGCCTGGAGAGTCGAAACGTCCTCGCGGACCTTCTGGGCGAGACCTGGGTCGCGTCACTTAGTAACGGAATGACGGTCGGCGTTGTGGCCGCCGTGCTGATGACGCTGTTCCTCGAAGCCTCCAGCCGGCGACACAGCCGACTGGAGGTCCCTCTGAGCACCGCGTCGCTGCCCACCATAGACACCTTCCTGCTCGATCTCGCGTCGAAGATCGGCTGGAACACCGCGTCGACTGAGCGCCTGCGCGCCGCGGGCGAGGAGACGCTGTCGAGTCTGCTGCAGGCTGACTCCGACTACGGGGCCGATCGGGTGCCGCGATTGATCGTCGTGGCTCGCCCCGGCGAGGCGATGGAGTTGGAGTTCCTGGCGGTCTTCGACGAGGAAAACCTCCAGGACCGGCTGGCCTACTTGAGCGAGCAGCCCCAGGTTCCCGAGGCAGCCGAGATATCCTTCCGCCTTTTGCGGCACTATGCATCCTCGGTGCACCATCGGAAGTATCACGGCGTCGACGTGGTGACGGTGCACGTGGATGGCTCGCGTTAGCTGGATGACGTGGTTGCATTGAACGTGGTGGAAACGTCCCCCACCGCCAGACGAAAGGACAGGCCCTGATGGCCGGATACGTGATCGTGAATGACGAGATTACGGACGACGCTGCCTTTGCCGAGTTTCGCCAGAAGGTCGGGGCGACCGTGGCGGCTCACGGCGGCAGATATCTCGTGCGCGGCGGCGCCACGGAGGTCATCGACGGTGACTGGGCTCCCGACCGCCTCGTCGTCATCGAGTTCGACAGCGTGGACCAGGCGAAGGCGTGGCTGAACTCGGCCGAGTTTCTGGCGATCAAGGACCTTCGCGTCAGCTCCGCCAGCGCCAGCGTGGTGGTCGCCGAGGGCGTCTGACGTAGGCAGGGTCTGAATTGGTCGGAAGGCTCGACCCCAATCCGTTCGGTAATCCTTCGACAATCTCAGGGCGAACGGATTGGGATCCATGCATGCCAAGGCCGTGTACGTGTCCAGAGGTTTCCTAGCCTTTATCGCTTGTCGAACACCGGGCCGGCGATGCTCAGTCGATCGACAGCCCGGCGAACTTCGCCGCGTTGACGCCGTGGACGAGCCGCTTCTCCTCGTCCGACAGGAAGTCGGCGTGCGTGGTGACCATGGTGAGGTTCTGCTTGTAGGTGCAGCGGCCCTCGGTCCACGGCCAATCCGTGCCCCACATGACGCGCTCGACGCCCGCGCCCCGAACCAGACCCTCGAGCAGCGCAAGGCCATTGGCGTAGGGGTATTCCCACTCCGGGCCTTGTAGACCACCGTTCTTCCACGCGATCTCGTCGCCGAAGAAGATCGTGATGGCGGCGATGTCGGTGTAGAGGTGCTCGTGCCGGTTCAGCAGCGCCACGAATGGCTCCAACGACGGAAACGGCGGACGGCAGTTGGCCAGCCACTGGTCGCCCCAGGTGAAGCAACCCCAATGCGTCAGCAGGAATTTGACCGTGGGGAAGTCGCGCGCCACGGGATCGAAGAGGCCGAGAAACTCCTTGTAGTCCGACACGCAGGCGCGCAGCCGCGGATCGTTCCAGCGCTCCCAGGCCATGATGATCGGCACGTCGCGCTCGGCGCACAGCTCGTAGACCTTGCACAGGCCGGGATCGGACGGCCAGTGGCCGGTATAGGCGGGAAAGATTTTGAGCCCCACGGCCCCCGCGTCGAGGTCCTCCCGGATCCGGTCGAGGTATCCAGGCCGGTCGGGGTTGATGTGGTCGGTGAACCAGATGAAGCGGTCATGGTCGGCGGCGGCGAGGGCGTCGGTAAAGTATTCCTTGGTGATTTGGTTGATGGACGGATCGTTCCAGGTGTCGCCAAGGTCCGGCCAGATGTCCTCCGCCGTGTAGCTGATGAGGAAGCACTTGTCCACGCCGGCGTAGTTCATCTCGTCCAGCAGCAGCTCGGCCGACATTTCGTGCCAGGTGTAGTGCATCCGGATGCTGCGCTCGACGCCGTGCGCCTTTTCGAAGATGTGGACCTGGGTGTCGATGATCACTCGTGCCTCGTTTCCCGGGCATGCGCGCGGCGGCGCCGCCCCTCGCGGCTATGTGCGCAGGGTACTCAGATCGGCGGGGATTGGCCCTCATGACGGCGACGCTTGCACGAGGAGGTAGGGGCGGTTCGCGAACCGCCCGTCAGCCGCGCATCCAGTCTCCCCAGTTTCGACTGGACTGGATTCCGGCCTCCGCCGGAATGACGGAGGGGCTGTGCCCGGTGGCCCAGGCTGCGCGCCGCCTGGGCCCCGCGATTGCGAGTGGTCCGGTCCCCTCTCCCCACGGCGGGAGAGGGATAGGGTGAGGGGAGCGGACGGCCCCACGCTGCGTGCAGCGTGGGCCACCGAAGACATTCTCGATTCGTCACTCCGAGCCGTAGGCGAGGAATCTAACGGGCTGGATATCAGGCGCTGCGCTCGTCGCCTGCGCACGGTCCGCGCCAAGCCGGCGCTACCCTGCTCCCTAGACAGGCGCCACGTCGGCGCCTGAGAGTCTTGTCTGCCGAGCTGCCGCCGTGCCCGACCACCGCATCGTTCTCACCTACGACCCCGACGTGACGCTAGTGGACCGCGTTCGCGCCGCGCTGCCGCACCGGTCGCTCGAGATCGTGCGGGAGCTTTCCCCGGAAGCGCTGCCCCAGGCGATGCCCGGCACGACGATCCTCTTTGGCAACTACCTCTCCCCGACGGCGCTGCGAGCGGCGCGCGACCTGCGCTGGATTCAGACCGTGGGCGCGGGAGTAGACGTGCTGCTGTCGGTCGATCTCACGTCGACGGACGTCGTCGTCACCAACACCAGCGGGGCGTTCGGCGTCCAGATCGCCGAGCACGCGCTATCGCTGATGTTCGCCTTGGCCCGCCGCCTGCCCGGCGCGCTGCACTCACAGGCGGCGCGGCGCTACGAACCCGAGCCCCGCGACGACCTTTTCGAGCTGACCGGCAAGACGCTCGGCATCGTGGGGTTCGGCGACGTGGGTCAGGCGTTGGCGCGCCGCGCGCGCGGCATTGGCATGCGCGTGATCGCGCTGCGTCGCTCGCCGGGCAGTTCGCCCGCGACGCACCCGCCGCTGGCGGACCCGGCGCTCGACCCGCTGGCCGACTCGGACCGCGGCGATGCGTCGGCGCTCGTGTACGAGGTGTTGGGACCCGACCGGCTGGACGAGCTGCTGCGCGAGTCCGACGTGGTGGTCAACGCCGCGCCCCTGACGGACGCAACCGTGGGCATGTTCGGCCGGGAGCAGTTCGCTCGCATGCGCTCCACCGCCTGCTTCATCAACCTGGGACGCGGCGAAACGGTGGACCAGGACGCGCTGATCGACGCGCTGCGCGACGGCGTCATCGCCGGGGCGGGCCTGGACGTCACCACGCCCGAGCCACTGCCGCCGAATTCGCCTCTCTGGGCGCTGCCCAACGTCATCCTCACCGCGCACTACGCCGGTTGGTCGGACACCATGCTCGACCGCATCTACGCGATCTTCGCGGACAACCTCCGCCGTTTCGACCGCGGCGAGCCGCTACGGAACCGGGTAGACCTGCGGGCGGGGTATTGATCAGTCCTCGTCCGCCGTCAGGTCCTTATGCGAAATCGGCGGCGATCCGGGAACGCAGCTCCAAGGTTCGCGTTGATCCTCGCTGCCGTCCGCTCGGGTGATTTGCCAGCCGGCGCTCATGGGCTCGATGTCGCTGCAATGCTGGATCTTGGCCGTCCGGATGCACTTGCCGTCGAGGACGTAGCTGGTGGCGGATGCGACCTTGTGCATGGTTCCGTCGGCCGAGATGCGGTCCATGGCGAACATGCCCATCTGGATGTGAGTGTCCAGCTCGTCGTCGAACGGTCGCCCGTAGACCGCCTCCGCCTCGGCGACGTCGTACTGCAAGACCTGTTCGACGGTGTGTCCCTCTACCACGACGTGAATCCAGCGCACGTTGACGCCCCGGATCTGGCCGGTTTGTTCGGTGACCCTTGCGGTCATGACAACTGGCCTTTCCGGCAGCCCGCCGGTCTTGGCCGCGAACGCCCGGCATCGGAGTGAATCGAGCAACCGGCCACTAGGGCAGTCTCAGCGAGTCTTGTATTTCATCGCTCGCCATCTCGAACAGCCGCGCCAGGGCGTTGGCCAGGTGCATCTGACGGGGCGTGCGGCAGCGCACGGCCAGCAGGCCCGGACTGGCCACGACCACTGCGAGGCACTTGGCCCGGCTGGTGGCGACGTTGAGGCGGTTGAGGCTGTAGAGAAACTCCATGCCGCGCGGGGCCTCCTCCGCTGAGCTCGTCGCCATCGAGTAAATGGCGATCGGCGCTTCCTGGCCCTGGAACTTATCGACCGTGCCGATGCGCAACGTGCGGAGCTCGGGGCGGGACTCGAGCGCGCGGATCTGCCGGTTGTAGGGCGTGATGATGAGCACGTCTTCTTCAGTCAGCGTGTGAGTCGCTCCCTCGGCATCGGTCCAGGCGGGGCGCGACCGGAGCAACCGGTCGACGCTTTCGGCAATGGCCGCCGCCTCTTCCTCCGAGTCGCTGACGCGGCGCTCATGCTCCACCTCCACGAAGCGCAGCCCCGTGCCGCGGAACGGCGGCGAACCGGCCAGGTCCAGGTTCTCGCGACCGTCGTGCGAGCGCAGGCTGTCCTCGTAGAAGACCTCCGAGGTGAAGTCGCAGATGCTGGGATGCAGGCGCCAGGTGCCGTCGAGAAACAGCCCGAATTGCTCGGGCATGACCCGGGCGCCATCGAGTACGTGGGCCAGCACCGACCGCTCCGCGCCCGGTGGGTGCACGCCCTGCAGCGGCTGATCCAGCTGCTGTGGATCGCCCAGCAGCACCAGGCTGTCGGCGCAACGCGCCGAGGCCAAGGCGTCGGCCAGCGACATTTGTCCGGCCTCATCGATGCAGAGCACGTCGACCAGGCCCTCGGCTTCCGCGCGCGCCCAGAGCCAGGAGGTCCCGCCGACAACGTCAAGCGATCCCGTGGCGAGCGCTCTGCACGCGGCCCCGGTGTTCGCGAGGGGCTGCGCATCGGCGAATTCAGGCTCGGATGACCGAAATCGGGTCCGCTGGCCGATCCTGACAGGGACGCCGCGCTCGGCCGCCACCCGCGCCGTTTTCTCCAGCAACTCGCCGATGACCTTGTGGCTGTTGGCCGTCACGCCCACGCGTTTCCCGGCTGCCACCAGGTCCACGATCATCTCGGCGCCAACCGTGCTCTTGCCGGATCCTGGCGGCCCCTGGATCGCCAGGTAGCTCTCGTCCAGCGTCAGGACCAGCCGCCGGGCCGCGTCCTGGGCGTCTTCGCCGTCACCCGCCAGCGGCGCTCCCTCAGCCTGTCCAAGCCGTGGTGGACGCCGTAGCAACAAGTCGCGCGCCGCCCGATAAGGCGCGGGAGCGTCGATGCCGAGATCGATCACCCAGGCTGCCAGATTCCACAAGCTCGGCGGTTTTGGCCCTGGATCGACATATTCGTAGGGGATCAGCGATGTCATTACGGGCGTCGCGCGGCTCGACGCCACCCTTAGTTCAATCACGCGGGCATGATCGTCCACGGCGACCACTTCCCCGACCGGCACCCCGTGCTGATCGTGCGGACGGTCGCCGACCTCAAACTTGTGGTCCTGCGGCGGGAAGCGAAAGCGGTAGATCGTAGACCGCGACCGCGGCCGGGGATCGGCCCGGCTGCCCGCGTAGCTGAGCTGGCCCAGCGCATCGGACTCGTCCACGCGTTCTTCGTCGGTGACTACGTCCCGCAGGTGGAAATAGCGCCACCAGAACGCCTTGTCCTCGCGCCGGTGCCAGTCGAGCAGTTGCGCCAGCAGCCACCGCCCGCGTTGGGCCGGATCTTCGAGCGTCCTGCCGTCCGTCAGGTCCACGGGCAAGTCCGCAGTGAGCTCGGCCACGAGTTCCTGCACCGCCTGTTGCACGTCCGAGTCCTCGGTCTCCTCCACCGGCATGTCCATGGGACGCGGCGGGGCCTCGGCGCCAACCTCGTTCACCAGCGCGGCGCGCTGCCCTTCCAGCCACTCGCGCAGGTGGTAGGTGGACAGGCAGTCGTCACGGTTATAGGCCCTGATCTGCTCCAGCAGCCCGTCCCGATCAGTCTCTTCGCCGGGCTCGAGCCAGTGCTCGAACTCCACGATGCTTTCGCCCGCGTCGCGCAGGTCGACTTCCCGT from Chloroflexota bacterium includes the following:
- a CDS encoding aminomethyl transferase family protein; this translates as MTQSLVIDGLKRRRVPINLRQSGNSDARILISTRIRKSPWWHLSKAAGCWAYTTYNHLYHPRAYVRPEDGGLLEEYRYLTQHVSMWDVAVERQIQVKGPDAADFVNLLITRDVHALLPPMQARYVILCNQHGGVINDPVLLRVADDEFWFSISDSDVLLWAQGVNANAGYDVAINEIDVAPVQIQGPKSAPLLEKMFGPHVRQIPYYGLLHETLNGHAVTISRTGFSAEIGFEIYLHDAMLHADDVWPYILEQGKEFNLRVIAPSHIRRLEAGILSYGQDLDIENNPYEVRLGWQVDLTKDNFIGKDALARIKAEGVTQRLVGLKVGGEPITWYNEDFYLVKDADAGRDVGYVTSAFWSPNVGANIALAVMPPTHWKRGTRAKVGLPKDGLVDAEVVRVPFLDPTKERPKTVL
- a CDS encoding FAD-dependent oxidoreductase, whose product is MPDASLPRHARAVIVGAGIAGCSVAYHLTQLGWRDIAVVDQGPLFETGGSTSHAPGLVFQINASKTMTSFAQHTVDLWTRMELDGIPCAKTVGSLEVAWTPERLADLKRKVGYGLSWDVEAHLLSAAEARRLFPLLSERVLGAMYVPSDIQTRATRPAEAMAREAERNGAVFFGNVKVTGFKIANGRIAGVHTSRGDIETDLVVSAVGIWAPRLGGLAGVPIPLSPMQHLYAVSTPLPELAGSTEEISLPIVRHQDKALYFRQERAAMGIGSYLHDPLLVEAEDIREHGHGPIPPAEMPFAPEHFELGLAAAGEVIPSLEGAGLTRELNGMFSFTTDGFPVLGESPQVPGFWSAQAVWITHAGGVGKAVAEWIVNGEPTIDLRECDIRRFHPHAVSRPYVRQRAAQQYREVYDIIHPRQQMESPRNIRLTPFVARQRELGAVFFESAGWERPQWYDANRDLLDSVDVAGASRTGWAAREWSPTAAAEHAATRERAALFDLSPFAKFELTGPGALGALQRLASNQMDKPVGSITYTPMLTPSGGIKCDLTVTRLGPERFLVVTSGATGPHDLDWIRSHLPEGGSVRVADVSSERCCVGLWGPRARDVLQRVCEDDASDAGFPYMTAKPITVGGVSSLALRISYVGELGWEIYAPVEHGLRLWDALWDAGRPFGLIAAGGGAFDSLRLEKGYRLWGSDIHTEYTPYEAGLGFAVRMRKGEFIGKQALSDRRAQGITRCLCCVTLDDPNRVAMGKEPLMDGDCVLGYVTSANYGNSIGRGIAYGYLPITHAVAGTRVDILYFGERLPATVANDPLYDPDGSRVRA
- a CDS encoding phytanoyl-CoA dioxygenase family protein, translating into MDADCLRHALTAAEHDAFERDGFLRVEGALTRDHTAQLVEVIDRLHRDGRLVAPATYAGVTNRVQHLNAVGLDPAFVDLIDHPTTFPKVWGILGWNIFLLNTHLMLTPPEPRDGPRGPGGWHQDNGRRTLDMPEIEVPARLSLKVGYFLTDVTKPDMGNFWVVPGSHRRRSVGVQPGAGGLVPGSEPVLLRAGDALIFDARVWHSGSPNYSKLTRKVLFFAFAYRWLHSDNVLPQGHAARDTTDPIRRQLLDIIDSGAGRMEVTDETVPLRAWLTEHQPELAARYEY
- a CDS encoding GNAT family N-acetyltransferase produces the protein MSRDPNDRVELTTERLLLRPFEVGDVDDVLAYASDPELARFLDLPQPYTRDDAEEYIARRILDDWANEAMFAIVWERRVVGSIGLHINVRHDTAELGYALARHMWGRGIVPEAGRALIDWGFERYALHKVFAESDVRNRQSWRVMEKLGMTREGLLRGRHKARDGHVDFVYYGVLREEWERARGDSA
- a CDS encoding DUF1330 domain-containing protein, with amino-acid sequence MAGYVIVNDEITDDAAFAEFRQKVGATVAAHGGRYLVRGGATEVIDGDWAPDRLVVIEFDSVDQAKAWLNSAEFLAIKDLRVSSASASVVVAEGV